A stretch of DNA from Malus sylvestris chromosome 9, drMalSylv7.2, whole genome shotgun sequence:
aaagcctcgaaagttCCGGCCGAATTTGAAAAGTTCCGTTCTCagtcctccgacgtccaaattctACCAACGACGTACCCCGAagctcgtgaggacctccttaagctcaaTGTGAGCTtaaaattccctgaaacacaatgttttacgtgtgcatgaacaaggCACATTTTCGGGGTTACGATTTCACGGTGATATCGAAGGTCTTAAGTTCTAAAATTAGTATATTTGAACTCAGGGACTCAAGAGGAGTTCGATTCTTACCTTAGAACCTTCGatctgtgaagatttgagggtcCTTGGTTCTTGTCCGTacggttgagagagagagagagagtgaatagagaaggaggaaagagagagggctcgggggaagagagagagaaggtgtcTCGTGTGGTCCAACCAAAACAATCACCAACCAATTCTTtaaatccctaaccacacaaaacatgCATACCAAACTTTTAATCCAACTCAAATTATTTTCCAAGATTTTAGGAGAGTCGGCATTTATTCAAATAACGCCACACGTACCTTAGCAACCGTCAAGGGCACTTCCGTCATTTCATATCAACGAATAtgaaattccgggacgggctgtgacaatagttgtttatattaatgagattttaaatataaaaaaaccataatttgtgggattaaaaatattaaaatataaatataccattgtgtgtgtgtgtgtgtctatatatatatatataaacatgggtacatttatcAATATTAACCAacaaattattgtaccaaaacaggggtacattcttcaaaatcaccaaaaaagaatgaaaagatattaggcttaataacataagtaaatttctttgattaaatTTGACatagatacattctcaaatcaaagaaaaaagaatgtacccatataagtttaaaaatagattagaaaaaaaaaattgaatagattttatatataaaaaatggtacattttgcatataacaaattggtatatttaagaatgagtacattttaagattaaaaatttgaaaaattacatgaatgggtacatttagcaaaattaaaaatgagtacaaataagtaaaaaaatatgggtacaaatacaaataaaactttttaaaatatgggcacaaaaagaaattaatatatgagtactaattaaaattgaaaagaaaattagtacaaataaaaaaatggttgcaaattaaaaatgggtacaaactaaaaataaaaatatatgataaaaaatttagccataaatataaatatactaattgtaacataacactaaatgaatatatttagaaataaaaaatattttattattgaaataattaatgaccttgataaaaaattgaaaaagaataaaattttaatcaatgaagtagaAAAAGATGGATCAGATTCAACTGATTGAGCAAGCCATGACAAAATCATATTGTTGCATTGATTGCAGAGAGCACGTTCTTTTGGTTGGTCTGTTGTTGAGGAGGGCTGAATGGAGCCATCGATGAAGCCAATTTTGTTCTTGGCTGTGAGAGCATGTATTATGGATTTACTCCAAGATGGATAATTGGGTCTATTCAATTTTTCTGAAACGATCATGTGACTGGGGTTATCTAGGAGGTAGATTGTTTGCTCTTCTCTTACTGTGTTCTTCCTATTCTCTCTTATTTACGcggtcacgattaagtcacgtcaacattttatattgattttttaataaagataataagacaaaaagtaataagaatataaaatgttgacgtgacttaactatgacaacacaaataaaaaatgatagaAATGGCACGGTAACAAGAGGGCATATCATATGCCTCCCTTATCTAAATGATGAACATAGTATGGACTTGATAAATCCATGCCGACATTGCTATTATTGTGATTTTTCTGTGGTGGTGGTTGAGCAAGTGTGTCTGACATGATGTTTGGGAAATAGGGTGAGAGTTGCAAAAGTGGGCAATCAGGCACCAGAACTTTATactttgataccatgttaaaatGATTGAACACTGTAAAGGCTATGAGAATGGCAGATTGAATATTTCGTATCTCTCATTGTTGTACAATATATATGGACCTGGCTTTCTCTGCCCTTCCAATTCTCATACATTCTTAATCTTTCTTATTTGTGTGATTACGATTAAAtcatatcaacattttatattactattattttttatcttattatcgttataaaaaaaattaatataaaatgttaatataGCTTAACCGTAATcgtataaataaaagaaaatgaaaatgtaaGGGAACTGGATGGCAGAGAAGCCGGTCCAATATATACACCACAACTCAACTAATCTACCCTACATCAAAAGTTAGGACACAGTGACCCATATTTAGTGGGATTTGACTCAAATAATTGGGTGCTCTGATAAAGCTAGAACATACGAACTTATAGATCTTAATAATTTATTCGAGTGGTGAAGGCAATGTGAATGAAAggcaaagaagaaaagaaagttcTGGCTTCATCAAGTATTTCAAACTTTCTTGACTGCAACTTCAAAATGATTACAAGATctttttgttagattaaatatagaaatatggagaataatccgaataatgactttgaggtacgacttgaatcgtttccttaaagtgttatttgcccccactcgaatgagtttgctaaagggttcttggcaaatcacttccaggatacaacaaagtatggaatattcgattagcaaaaccgaattatattcccttagaaataactagaaaaaaattgtatgaatgtgatgaagagagaaaagagagcaaaaaaattatgtagacaacaaatttctgaatgaTTCTTTTCTACTAATGTTACCactatatatagagagaattaCACCCTTTAGACACATCCTTTGATTTGAGTATGTCTTTTCACCATGGGATACAACACATTGCATCATTATGTCCAATGGACATATCTAATACAAACACCAATTACCCAAAGATCATATATGTTGTAAAACATGCAGCAACCGTTGGGTATCAGCAAAAGGTTATAATGCTAATTTGAAAAGATATAATTGTTGGGTCAATGACCCAACTTCCCGTCAAACatccccatatatatatatatatatattatatatatatatatatatatatatatatatatatatattatatatatatttttaaaaatattcaaCACTTTTatgtatatatgcatgcatgtaatacatattattatataattgtaatacatattattatataattatattcaCTTCCATTGGATGAAAGTATACAAAATTACAGTATCTGTAACTCTCTTGGTGTCATTATGCAGCATCTACAACTCTTGGCATTGACACTTGACAGAGCCAGCCCAACCTCCTCAATCTTTTCACTGACTTGCAAAATCTCTTTCTAGATCGATTTAATTTCTAGAGGTATGTATTATTATTGTCCGTTGCCATTGCAAATCTACAAAATTGAACATGAAACCCCTATAAATTTAATCCCCCTTGTGCAAGAAACCCCTATAAATTTCATTTCTTGCCATAGGCAGATACAACAGTATTCAACGTAGTGAGAAGAATAATCCATTAGATCCCTCAAAACCTTGCGGCCAATCAGAAGAAAAGGTACAAAAGGGTTGCATGGGTACCAGGGATGGATTTCTTCCGGTGATAGATTTCTCCAAAGAGGACTGCTTGAAGCCAGGGACAAGATCTTGGCTCTCCGTCCGCCGGGAGGTTTGCCGTGCACTGGAAGAGCTCGGTGGTTTCATGGCAATAATGCCCGACAAAGTTTTTGCTGAGCTCCACCAAACTATCTTTGGTGCACTGAAGGACTTGTTTGAGTTCCCTGCCGAACTCAAAGCCAAAAACCGATACGAAGAGAATCCATTTTGTGGCCATTTCATATATAATTCTGTGCATGAGAGCTTGGGGATTCAGAATCCCACAAACTCAGAAGAAACTCAGAAATTCACACATCTTTTCTGGCCTAACCAAAATGATCAATTCCGGTATGTATTGTACGAGTTTTTTCGTTTCATGAATTACAGTTCTTGCTACTCttaatcattttcttaattaatacttatttacttaatttatttttttggccaGTGATAGTGTAGATTCATATGCAAAGGTGATGATGGAGCTTGATCGTGTTGTAACAAGAATGGTATTCGAAAACTACGGTATGGAGAAGTACCACGACGAACACATTCGATCTACTTCTCACTTTATCCAGTTTGCTAAATACAAAGAACCCAGAAAAGCTGGAAGCGATGTGGGTATAGTGAGTCACACTGACAAGAACTTCAACACAATTCTTCATCAAAATCATGTCAACGGTCTGGAGATAAACACTGACGATGACGAGTGGATGATGTTCGATCCACATCTACCTTCATCCTTCCTTTTCATAGCTGGTGATGTGTTTAAGGTATGTACATGACAACTTTTGAATTGACAAACACAATTAATATTGCAACATGCATTACTTAGAGGAAGTTTCCATGGTCTAATTAATATTTTCTTCGGTTAATATAGGTATGGAGTAACGGCAGAATACGGGCTTGTAGACACAGAGTCAACGTAAGAGAAAATGACGAGGCAAGATACTCGGTTggttttttctctctaaagataGGGGTAACAACCGTACCCAAGGAGCTTGTGGACGAAGAACACCCCTTACGTTACAAGTCACTAGACCAAGTGGAGTATATCGAAGCACAAAGGAAAAATGGAATTGAGTCCACACCGGAGGCATTCTGCGGAGTTTGATTATTTTTAGTTTACTTTTCGTAATATTACTTCCCTTTAAATTGAAATGTATTTACGTTTTTTTCCTTGTCTCGGGATACGGTGATGTCTTATTACTTGATTTCTCAATGTTTTTTAGCATCAAAATCGTTATTGTTGCCCTATGTGTGTTGGACCAAGTTATAACTTGGTTTTAGTTGTATGGTTTTAGTTGTAACGGCATCAGGTGTTGAAAAACATTAGTATTCAAGTGTTTGTAAAAGTCAATCAAGATGTAATCATTCGGTTGTAGCCATCTCGACAATCtcgtttaataaaaaaaatgtttatagTTATATTCTATTTGTTCGTTTATTTACTTTCAACCGTTTGTGATTCATCTAAACTCTCATCCAGGAAGAGTTAGCTATGTTTCAAACTCTATCCTACAATTCCTTCCATGAACCCCTTCTCATCCAAGACTATTGTCGTCAACATAAAGCTGAATCGAACCAACTATCCTTTATATTTGGCTTAGATTCTCCCAATCCTCAAAAGTCGTGACTTGATGGGGTACGTTGATGGATACATTGAATGCCCTCCTAAACAGCTTCCTGTCATTGCTAATCCATTATGAGGTTGTCATTTCTTTTTAatgtatataatatcgtttgtacaAACAAACAATCTCATGTGCACTACAAGATttatatatttagaaagaaactCCATTTATGAGGAAGcaatgcaaaaagaaaaaaaaagtttgaggaCCAAAGTGGAACGAGGACTAAAATAATGGGAAAATGTGTAATAAACTCTATTTATCCGAATCAAATAAAGAGTTTTTAACCCTCCACCCAAAAAAAATAGGTCGCCGataaaaaacgaatttaataataggaaatttttatttaaatccatgtaacattttttttacatccaacttaaatttaaaagttaattgtcttttttttatcatattacacaattattattaagtataaatgaaattaataataaaactcaaattagTATATAAACCCAAACTATAATTATACCCTACCATAATTCATTGTTTATCCTACTTTCATTTcagctaaaaccctaataggtATTATAGAGAAAAatactctttttattttattgacggatggtgattttgaagttttgaatcttctaactaaagtatgactcaatttatgaattttttgttcgtttgatttcaatttttttagagtttagaagatgagtatttgagtttcaattttttttttcatcaattcCGCATAGTTTGTTAAACTTTCTGCAACATCAAATTGTTGCAAATACTCTCTCGGTCTCTCTCTACACCCCAAAACACTAAAAGGACTTGCAGACATTGCAAGGACTTTCGATTCCATTTCCTTCTTCGTTTGGtcaaatttcatgcattttatattttatatttttattatttttctctgCTGCTGCCATCATTtccctcctccctcctcctAAATTTCTGGGCAGTTTCATTATCCGGATGTGATAATGGGTGAGATGGTAGGTAGTTACAGGACAACCATAGGCTGTACTGATGTGCAGTGCAGGTGAACCCCTATAATGGGGTTGTTGCTAGTTTAGGATTTAGGTCACgtcaatatcttatattaattttttatagaaagagaaagacaaaataaagaatgtGAGAGGTTGAGAGAGAATCCTAGTCCTTGAGCCAATTACTTGGTGCAGTTTTCATATGGAAGCCTATAAGCTCTGCTCCTCTACTTTGTGTCATAAGGGACCCGTCTCTGCAATTGCATTCCACCATCTTATGGTGAAATctagaaaagagaagaaaattgaGCTTTGAGACTTAAGGAAACTTGAGGATGAACCACTCCAATACAATTTACTGTCATTAATAgagttaaaaataaaatgggtgtaaagataaatttacatattgaatTGAGTTTATGAGGGCATCTAAGGTAGTAAATTTGGGTTTCAAGAGATaataatagtttagttaaaaatcaaatgggtggaAAGAGTACGTtaggtgtagaaagaggttagatgaattcaaataaaattaggtaaattacataaaactacctcaattattgGGTCATTAAtagtttcatacctcatctttaaaaaaatccaatgtcataccttatcttcgaatttgttgcaatgtcataccttttgtcagttgtctgtcaattcctatgttaaatgatgacgtggtTTTGAGACGggcccactttctattaaaaaattattaaaatattaatttacccttaaaaaaaatcatcatcttccccgaccccatcccgtcttccccaaacccacCGCACACCCATCCTACACCTCATCCGCACCCACCCTCGCACCCACCCTGCAACCCATCTTCCCCTACCCCCTTCCTTGCAActcagatcctctccggattatTTACGTGGGGGATCCTTCTAATGGATTAATCTCATTCGTTGATACTAATTCAACGACCAAATGAGTTTCGCGTCTTTTCTCTCCTTCCGTTACTCTCTACTTCCCTTGCTCTCTTCCCTTCagctcctctttctccctcaatTTGAAGCACTCGACCCCGTGCCACCATGTTACAAATTGGATTTGAACCAGCAACCCAAACTTCCCCAAAAAAGTTCCATTTTTATTCTGATCGTGACTATGGTCTTTCCCAAACCCACCGcgcacccatcctccacctcctcctccgcaCCTACCCTCACACCCACCATGCAACCCATCTTCCCTGACCCCCCTTCCTTGCAActcagatcctctccggattatTTCCATAGGGATCCTTCTAACGGATTAATCTCATCCGTTGATACTAATTCAACGGCCAAATGAGTTTCGcgtcttttctctctttccgCTACTCTTTACTTCCCTTGCTCTTTTCCCCTAAGCTCTTATTTCTCCCTCAATTTGAAGCACCCAACCCCCCACCACCATGTTACGAACTGGATTTGAACCAACAACCCAGACCTCCCTAGAAAACTTCCATTTTTATTCTGATTGTGACTATGGTttttcaccaagtgttggatcCTTATactgcgttggtaatggatgagttaacaggacatattcaagatgatattccttggtgtatgcttttcgcagacgatatagtgttgatagatgaaactcaggaaggggtaaatgcaaagcttaacctttggagagaagttttggaatctaaaggtcttcgcctaagccaatcaaagacagaatatatggagtgcaagttcagtgcaaatggaggccaaaacgagttaggggtgaggatcggagatcaagaaataccaaaaagcgaccgttttcgttacctaggatctatcttgcaaaagaacggagaattagatggagatctcaaccatagaatacaagctggatggatgaagtggaagagtgcatccggtgtgttgtgtgaccgccgtatgccattgaagctcaagggaaaattttataggacggcaataaggccggcgatgttgtatggcacagaatgttgggcggtgaaacatcaacacgtacacaaaatgggtgtagcggagatgaggatgcttcgttggatgtgtgggcacacgagaaaggataagattaggaatgaggatatccggggtaaagtaggagtagccgaaattgaaggaaagatgagagaaaatcggttacggtggtttggacatgtgcaaagaaggcctactgacgctccgattagaagatgcgactatgggacagaggttcagggccgaaggggtagaggaagacctaggaaaactttggaagagactctaagaaaagacttagagtacttggatctaacggaggacatgacacaggatcgagcacaatggcgttctaagattcatatagccgatcccactcagtgacttggattttccaagtctccaatcgagaagttttcctcactcgggaaattaagggaacactaccccaacctacatgctccactcagaaagcttcaacatacaagcttcaacaaaagaaaattcaaagaacttagcgaagaaggctttggtgtatttaacacaatacgttgaaatgaaggaaagcttatttattgatatccccgataagctacaaatatgtacatatacatgagtcaaaataaacacacaagacggagccttcacaaaggttgcttaggagaagtctcagcagtcggtagagccccagaaagagaaggcaccggagggggatcatttggagcctcagtactggacagaaccctagaaggaggaggcatcagaggttgatcattcggagcttcattacgcggtacagccccagaagacgaaggcaataaatgcctttggaacaaacccacaaatctctgatgatcaagtaaaacctgaccatcagtttccttcatctggtcaagcttcctcttcatgtttgtagcatagtcatgtgcgagccggtgcaactgtttattctcatgcttgagccctctaatctcctgtttgagactcatcacttcagccgccaaggattcaacttggcgggttcgagcaaataggcgttgggccatattagacacagaacctgcacactgaacactgagagccagcgaatccttaacagctaactcatcagactgtttggaaagtagtctgttatctttgggagtgagaaggttcctggccaccaccgcagcggtcatatcattcttcatcacggaatccccaacggtaagaggaccagtaggggagacgaaggatgggcgccatatgttgtctggagaaggcggggctgcctcttcaacaaggttcaagtcaaaacgacggtcggaggggccaaacattttcaaaggtgttgaagagagaagaggtcggacaaatcaagatcttagaagtgcaagaatgaagcttctactggtggagattcaagtgtgctttggaacttaatgtcagcctctataaaaatctgcactcgacggagctttgGAAATCGAataggcgcctgctcagaaatcgaagaggcgtttgctttctcaaaagctgggctgcttagagatcacgagggttgatctcagaaatcgaagaggcgtttgctttctcaaaagttgggctgctcaaagaccacgaaggccgatctcagaaatcgaagaggcgctcgctttctcaaaagctgggctccccagagaccacgagggccgatctcagaaatcgaagaggcacctacttttccagccttgtcagcacccgtcacacgcacactcagctttgcagaaattatgggcattctgtcgaagacttctggggaagtagaaaacacatgaatcttactgttcaatcacccacttcccacacgcaacaatagctcatgggtaccacagataactttgccaaagttctctgccaaagttgagcacgtgaagcttgcagctcccactacatcgctctgaccaagaagggtaaaagaatagcaaagaaacagcactaacaaagtttagacccataaattttgaaggtctagctaccatattattacccacaagggtaaaggaacagtaccactgctggataattggaaagtccctgtgtgtcaacctctgtgcttcgtggcaaggtagactagcaaacatgcccaacctttactcacattcgagaaaacactcccaataagattgcttgctccaaaatcgaagaggcaccgtcctccgaatctcgagagccagactcccaacatgactactttcttaaaaatcgaagagagggtaaaggaacagtaccattgctggataattggaaagtccctgtgtgtcaacctctgtgcttcgtggcaaggtagactagcaaacatgcccaacctttactcacattcgagaaaacactcccaacaagattgcttgctccaaaatcgaagaggcaccgccctccgaatctcgagagccagactcccaacgtgattactttctcaaaaatcgaagagacactgctccccgaatcttcgagagccagacccccagcatgattgctttctcaaaaatcgatgaggcatcgttctccgaatcaatcgaagaggcgctcgctttctcaaaagctgggctgctcagagaccacgagggccgatctcagaaattgaagaggcacctacttttctagccttgtcagcacctgtcacacgcacactcagctttgcagaaattatgggcattctgtcgaagacttctggtgaagtagaaagcacatgaatcttactgttcaatcacccacttcccacacgcaacaatagctcatgggtaccacagataactttgccaaagttctctgccaaagttgagcacgtgaagcttgcagctcccactacatcgctctgaccaagaaaggtaaaagaatagcaaagaaacatcactaacaaagtttagacacataaattttgaaggtctagctaccatattattacccataagggtaaaggaacagtaccactgctggataattggaaagtccctgtgtgtcaacctctgtgcttcgtggcaaggtagactagcaaacatgcccaacctttactcactttcgagaaaacactcccaacaagattgcttgctccaaaatcgaagaggcaccgtcctccgaatctcgagagccagacttccaacatgactactttctcaaaagcgaagagagggtaaaggaacagtaccattgctggataattggaaagtctctgtgtgtcaacctttgtgcttcgtggcaaggtagactagcaaacatgcccaacctttactcacattcgagacaacactcccaacaggattgcttgctccaaaatcgaagaggcaccgccctccgaatctcgagagccagactcccaacatgattacttcctcaaaaatcgaagagacactgctctacgaatctcgagagccagacccccagcatgattgctttctcaaaaatcgaagaggcatcgttctccgaatctcgagagccagataccacagaccactttttcaaagtgctctgacagagttaaaacatgtaaaactggcagctcccactaccgtgctatgaccaagcagggtaaatgaatagcattactacctgttgttagggagactcctatatatgtcgacctccatccccaacggacaggcagacctgcaaaaatgctcaacccttcatcatatctgagagggcactcccaacgaagcctttcgaaatattcagctttctttccccccgataatacctctgcaaacaagctatactagagcaagaatatctcatatcatcagggttaaaagcaagagtatcccatatcatgctttttccctgtcttttcctttggccttgtttttacctgcaagacaaggagaaagagagcaatcagtcagcacttggatcaagcttccagccaggaactgactgcctggaaccccttacctgattacttacctggcattgctctcgagtactcatcttcaacatcttatgtttccagggaagattccgcatctgcttgaggaacaaatagggcaagtgcgaatgatacaaggaagcatgtggagacaagcgtaacagcacacgtgccgatacacccattactctgtcaaaagcaaaagtatcccatatcagcagggtggaacgtactctagatttgatggacttgttttgaccctcaaattcttcagtcggccttatactctggaggaaaccagaaaaccctccagctcagttcaagaataagcctgtggaaagttacttcttcaaaagcaaaagtatctcatatcatctcttctcatttttcttctctttatccttcatgctgctgcaagatggggagaaggtgaacaatcagtcggagctctgattgcttaccttgtctgtcacctctttcagcagaccccctagctcggcgacttgggggactcctactacatggtttgtatcgcgcttgaccaagcctgagactacaagtaagcttcaagtgaaattgatacattaccttgtgcatctccaccagttaaagatatcacccctggatggaggaagagtacttccagagaagatgccacatctacctatgagacagataaggcaagtcaagacgacaccacactccgatacttagaagtttcgtgattacgagatcattctcccacaatatttcctaatgtcatttgtactaaatcattcacttgtactcactaaaggagagcttgaacctatgtacttgtgtaaacccttcacaattaatgagaactcttctattccgtggacgtagccaatctgggtgaaccacgtacatcttgtgtttgctttcctatctctatccatttatatacttatccacactaatgaccggagcaatctagcgaagatcacaaaaagcgaccgttttcgctacctaggatctatcttgcaagagaacggagaattagatggagatctcaaccatag
This window harbors:
- the LOC126581911 gene encoding probable inactive 2-oxoglutarate-dependent dioxygenase AOP2, whose translation is MGTRDGFLPVIDFSKEDCLKPGTRSWLSVRREVCRALEELGGFMAIMPDKVFAELHQTIFGALKDLFEFPAELKAKNRYEENPFCGHFIYNSVHESLGIQNPTNSEETQKFTHLFWPNQNDQFRDSVDSYAKVMMELDRVVTRMVFENYGMEKYHDEHIRSTSHFIQFAKYKEPRKAGSDVGIVSHTDKNFNTILHQNHVNGLEINTDDDEWMMFDPHLPSSFLFIAGDVFKVWSNGRIRACRHRVNVRENDEARYSVGFFSLKIGVTTVPKELVDEEHPLRYKSLDQVEYIEAQRKNGIESTPEAFCGV